In Mastigocladopsis repens PCC 10914, a single window of DNA contains:
- a CDS encoding MFS transporter produces MGSSTTEQAGKKRVSLGILGAAAFMVIADVRVIDPLLHIIANEFKVGVGSAAIIVSAYTIPYGLFQLVYGPLGDRIGKLKVMTAAMVAFAVGTAVCAFVPNIALLTLLRFLTGMAAAGIIPLSLAYIGDNFPYEERQTAIGRYLSALVLGQILGGSLGGIFGEYLSWRDIFLLFGIVSLGIAVAMWRVTRRVPDKHRLHGRVGLANFKPYYQLMTQPAARNVIVAVFIEGFFLFGAFAYTGAFLRDQYNIPYITIGFMLSGFGVGGLIYSRYVKWLVNKLGESGLVSVGGWLMCVGYLSIAVFHNWMLFIPLSILMGLGFYMMHNTFQTQATELAPEARGTAVSLFAFSLFIGQGIGAAAFGKVVDNWGYVPCFVVAGIAIALLCAWYVYHKQRIGIG; encoded by the coding sequence GTGGGTAGCTCTACAACAGAACAAGCAGGTAAGAAGCGCGTTTCATTGGGAATACTAGGTGCTGCTGCCTTTATGGTCATTGCTGATGTGCGTGTGATTGACCCTCTGCTTCACATTATTGCCAATGAGTTCAAAGTCGGTGTAGGTAGTGCGGCAATAATTGTCAGTGCCTACACCATTCCTTATGGACTGTTTCAGTTAGTGTACGGTCCACTGGGAGACCGTATCGGTAAGCTGAAGGTGATGACAGCAGCGATGGTTGCATTTGCTGTTGGGACGGCTGTATGTGCTTTTGTACCTAATATCGCGTTACTCACCTTGCTGCGTTTTCTCACGGGGATGGCTGCTGCGGGGATAATCCCTCTCTCGCTGGCTTATATTGGTGATAACTTCCCTTACGAGGAACGTCAGACTGCGATTGGACGTTATCTGAGTGCGCTTGTGCTGGGTCAGATTCTCGGCGGTAGTTTGGGAGGTATATTTGGGGAATATCTCAGCTGGCGTGATATCTTTTTGCTATTTGGGATTGTGTCGCTTGGTATTGCTGTGGCGATGTGGCGTGTGACTCGTCGCGTACCCGATAAGCATCGTCTTCACGGTCGGGTAGGTTTGGCAAATTTCAAGCCTTATTACCAACTCATGACTCAACCGGCTGCTCGTAATGTCATTGTGGCGGTCTTTATTGAAGGGTTTTTCCTTTTCGGGGCGTTTGCTTATACTGGCGCATTTTTGCGAGACCAATATAACATACCTTATATCACAATTGGGTTTATGCTGAGTGGTTTTGGAGTGGGTGGACTGATTTATAGTCGCTATGTAAAGTGGTTGGTCAACAAGCTTGGTGAAAGCGGTCTGGTTAGTGTTGGCGGGTGGTTAATGTGTGTTGGCTACTTGTCTATAGCTGTGTTCCACAACTGGATGCTGTTTATCCCCTTGAGTATTCTCATGGGGTTGGGCTTTTATATGATGCACAACACCTTTCAGACCCAAGCAACTGAATTAGCACCTGAAGCACGAGGGACTGCGGTTTCGCTGTTTGCATTCAGCTTGTTTATCGGACAGGGAATCGGCGCAGCTGCTTTTGGTAAGGTTGTGGATAATTGGGGTTACGTTCCCTGTTTTGTTGTGGCTGGTATTGCGATCGCGCTGCTCTGTGCTTGGTATGTGTATCATAAGCAGCGTATCGGAATCGGATAA
- a CDS encoding glutathione binding-like protein — protein sequence MIELYYWTTPNGHKITIFLEEVGLPYNIVPINIGAGDQFKPEFLKISPNNRIPAIIDHEPATGGEPISVFESGAILLYLAEKTGKLIPTDLRARVEVLQWLFWQMGGLGPMAGQNHHFSKYAPEKIDYAINRYVNETARLYAVLDKRLADREFIAGDYSIADIAAYPWIVPYESQSQKLEDFPNLKRWFETIQARPATIRAYQKAEAFKNQALDVEKSRDLLFNQSAKTIQR from the coding sequence ATGATTGAGCTTTACTATTGGACAACACCAAACGGACATAAAATCACCATCTTCCTGGAAGAAGTCGGACTACCCTACAACATCGTTCCTATCAATATTGGCGCTGGGGATCAGTTCAAGCCAGAATTTCTCAAGATTTCTCCTAATAATCGCATCCCTGCAATTATTGACCATGAACCTGCAACGGGTGGTGAACCGATTTCCGTGTTTGAATCGGGTGCAATTTTGCTGTATTTGGCAGAAAAAACTGGCAAGTTGATTCCAACAGATTTACGCGCACGTGTTGAAGTCCTACAATGGTTATTCTGGCAAATGGGAGGTTTAGGACCCATGGCGGGACAAAACCACCACTTTAGTAAGTATGCGCCCGAAAAGATTGACTATGCTATCAACCGCTATGTGAATGAAACGGCACGCTTGTACGCTGTCCTAGATAAGCGGTTAGCAGATAGGGAGTTTATCGCAGGCGATTATTCCATTGCTGATATCGCTGCATATCCGTGGATTGTACCATATGAAAGCCAAAGCCAAAAGTTAGAGGATTTTCCCAATCTGAAGCGCTGGTTTGAGACAATTCAGGCGCGTCCGGCGACAATTCGTGCTTACCAGAAGGCAGAAGCCTTCAAAAATCAGGCGCTTGATGTCGAAAAGTCAAGAGATTTGTTATTCAACCAGTCGGCGAAAACGATTCAGCGTTGA
- a CDS encoding NAD(P)H-dependent oxidoreductase translates to MKFFIVHAHPEPNSFNSTLTRYAKEVLHATGHEVIISDLYAMQFNPVSDRRNFIHQKDPNYFKQQVEEMYATEVDGFAPDIKAEMEKLDWCDVLIFQFPLWWFGLPAILKGWVDRVFAMGRIYGGGRFYDNGVFHGKKAMLSLTTGGPLTMYTEIGINGDIHTILYPINHGIFRFVGFDVVPPFIVWSANRIGNERCQAYLQEYKQRLLMINAAPAIVYPTLADFDEDFQLKQ, encoded by the coding sequence ATGAAATTCTTTATTGTTCACGCTCACCCAGAACCCAACAGTTTCAACAGTACGTTGACTCGCTATGCCAAGGAAGTACTTCACGCCACAGGACATGAGGTGATTATTTCTGACCTTTATGCTATGCAGTTCAACCCTGTTTCGGATCGTCGCAATTTCATTCATCAAAAAGACCCAAACTATTTTAAACAGCAAGTCGAAGAAATGTATGCAACTGAGGTTGATGGCTTTGCCCCTGACATCAAAGCAGAAATGGAAAAACTCGACTGGTGTGATGTGCTGATTTTTCAGTTTCCTCTTTGGTGGTTTGGACTTCCTGCGATCCTCAAGGGTTGGGTTGACCGAGTGTTTGCAATGGGGAGAATTTACGGCGGTGGGAGGTTTTATGACAATGGTGTCTTCCATGGCAAAAAAGCTATGCTGTCTCTCACCACAGGTGGTCCATTAACCATGTACACTGAAATAGGTATCAACGGTGATATTCATACTATCCTTTATCCGATTAATCACGGAATTTTCCGCTTTGTGGGTTTCGATGTTGTGCCACCTTTCATAGTTTGGAGTGCAAATCGCATTGGGAATGAGCGTTGCCAAGCCTATCTGCAGGAGTACAAGCAGCGGTTATTAATGATTAATGCAGCGCCTGCTATTGTTTATCCTACACTTGCAGATTTTGATGAAGATTTCCAACTCAAGCAGTGA
- a CDS encoding nitroreductase family protein, with the protein MVQELSLQTQPLDVPSAIHQRRSIKSFKPDPISPELLKQLVDLTVAAPSSYNIQDWRIVLVQDEAQKAALSAASWNQKQIVEAPVTFVFAADATAGEKDLTPIYDQGIQTGAWSEGTVNYFKTAIPQHQAGLGEKRREYAIKDAMIAATHLVLAAESLGLSTCFMNGWIEEKVKEVIGAADNPDIAIAVVVPVGYAAESRRDPGRLPFAYNVFVDKVGNPYQG; encoded by the coding sequence ATGGTTCAAGAACTCAGCCTTCAAACCCAACCTCTGGATGTCCCTAGCGCTATTCATCAGCGTCGTTCTATCAAAAGTTTCAAACCAGACCCCATATCCCCAGAATTACTCAAGCAACTCGTTGATCTGACTGTAGCAGCGCCTAGTAGCTATAACATCCAGGACTGGCGGATAGTTCTGGTACAAGATGAGGCACAGAAGGCAGCTCTTTCTGCTGCTTCTTGGAATCAAAAGCAAATCGTCGAAGCGCCTGTGACTTTTGTCTTTGCTGCTGACGCTACTGCTGGGGAAAAAGACCTGACCCCGATTTATGATCAAGGTATTCAAACTGGTGCCTGGAGTGAGGGCACAGTGAACTATTTTAAAACTGCTATCCCGCAGCATCAAGCAGGACTTGGAGAAAAACGGCGGGAGTACGCCATCAAAGATGCCATGATTGCCGCGACACATTTGGTACTAGCAGCAGAAAGTTTGGGTTTATCCACCTGCTTTATGAACGGTTGGATTGAGGAGAAGGTTAAGGAAGTGATTGGCGCTGCGGACAATCCAGATATTGCGATCGCAGTTGTGGTACCTGTTGGATATGCAGCAGAATCGCGACGCGATCCCGGACGCTTGCCATTTGCCTATAACGTTTTTGTCGATAAAGTCGGAAACCCTTATCAGGGTTAA
- a CDS encoding AAA-like domain-containing protein — MSRLVVLSLGQGNLDGGFATVTVQLGEADNPYRMKFTASLPAAPKIPEIYQNWQLLYYAFYQRFSWRIRTEIDDDFEIEEAGVTNISEADINDLSLLLSKRMNAWLNSTKFRKIDQKLRTQLKPSEEIRFIIETNDNILRRLPWHLWKFFEDYPYTEVAFSGAEYQKPNKLLNNKCKDQVRILAIFGNSQGIDISQDRTFLEKLSNRAEIKFLVEPNICDLNEQLWQQGWDILFFAGHSCSKEKGFLQLNQIDTITLEQLKYGLKQAISGGLKLAIFNSCDGLGLAQQLQDLHIPQVIVMREPVPDVVAQEFLKYFLAEFSCGKSLYAAMRSARERLQGLEGKYPCATWLPVIFQNPAEPPMLWSQESVRNKWQEKIDSSMVASIVNAGSLQTNIRLPVATSLLPKTTAFDSVLENLNRKLLENQNRPLNYTEILLLRGIWQNQTYSQIAQEVGYSSGYFTNVVAPELRQKLSSVIGKRVTKKNCRLLLESYAAVEVSLKTTLQRQNLASFALDVNSYMSPLFPSGSVPVDSRYYIEHPEITAQVYQEIIKPGALIRIKAPQEMGKTSLLLRILDYANRIGYQTVSLNLEEQVDQAILSDLNRFLRWLCANVSRQLQLEPRLDDCWDDDIGSKVSCSMYLRSHVLEQIDSPVVLALDEVNQIFEHPQVAKEFLPLLRSWYEDSKRLPIWQKLRLVVVHSTEIYVPLQLHQSPFNVGLPIQLTCLCLDQVEQLAQCFGLNWTDGEEARLLMDMVGGHPALVHLALYHLSRGEVTLAELLQNASTSVGIYSHHLQRHWATLQAQPELALALHRVMNATEPVQLESVFAYKLSSMGLIKLDNNKVTPTCQLYRQYFQQKFLTAAS, encoded by the coding sequence ATGAGTAGGTTAGTTGTTTTAAGCTTAGGTCAGGGGAACCTAGACGGTGGCTTTGCCACTGTTACGGTCCAGCTTGGAGAAGCAGACAACCCCTACCGCATGAAATTTACTGCCAGTTTACCAGCCGCACCAAAAATTCCAGAGATCTACCAAAATTGGCAGTTGCTTTATTATGCTTTCTATCAACGTTTCAGTTGGCGGATTCGTACCGAAATAGACGATGATTTTGAAATTGAAGAAGCTGGTGTAACTAATATTTCTGAAGCTGACATCAATGATTTATCCCTATTGTTGTCAAAAAGAATGAATGCATGGCTCAACTCAACGAAGTTTCGCAAAATTGACCAGAAATTACGCACACAATTAAAACCATCTGAAGAAATTCGCTTTATTATTGAAACCAACGACAATATACTGCGACGACTTCCCTGGCATCTGTGGAAGTTCTTTGAGGATTACCCATATACGGAAGTTGCCTTCAGCGGAGCAGAGTATCAAAAACCTAATAAATTGCTGAACAATAAGTGCAAAGATCAAGTTAGAATTTTAGCAATTTTTGGGAATAGTCAAGGAATTGATATTAGTCAGGATAGGACTTTTTTAGAGAAATTATCAAACCGAGCAGAAATTAAATTTTTAGTAGAGCCGAATATTTGTGATTTAAACGAGCAGCTTTGGCAACAAGGTTGGGATATTCTCTTTTTTGCGGGTCATAGTTGCAGTAAAGAAAAAGGATTTTTGCAGCTAAATCAAATAGACACGATTACTCTTGAGCAATTAAAATATGGTCTCAAGCAAGCTATTAGTGGTGGGTTGAAGCTAGCGATTTTCAACTCCTGTGATGGTTTGGGGTTGGCGCAACAGCTCCAGGATTTGCACATTCCACAAGTGATTGTCATGCGAGAGCCTGTGCCAGATGTGGTGGCTCAAGAATTTTTAAAGTATTTTCTAGCTGAATTTTCGTGTGGAAAGTCTTTATACGCTGCGATGCGTTCTGCACGCGAAAGACTGCAAGGATTAGAGGGGAAATATCCCTGTGCCACTTGGCTACCAGTCATTTTCCAAAATCCTGCTGAACCGCCTATGCTTTGGTCACAAGAAAGTGTACGGAATAAATGGCAAGAGAAGATAGATTCCTCAATGGTGGCTTCCATTGTGAATGCTGGAAGCTTGCAAACAAACATCAGATTGCCAGTTGCAACTTCACTTTTGCCCAAAACAACGGCTTTTGATTCTGTGTTGGAGAATCTGAACCGGAAGCTACTGGAAAATCAAAATCGCCCTCTCAATTACACAGAAATATTACTCCTACGGGGAATCTGGCAGAATCAAACCTACAGCCAAATTGCCCAAGAGGTTGGCTATAGCTCAGGATACTTTACAAATGTTGTCGCCCCAGAATTACGCCAAAAACTTTCTTCTGTTATTGGCAAGCGTGTTACAAAAAAAAATTGTCGGCTGCTACTCGAGTCCTATGCTGCTGTAGAAGTTTCCCTAAAAACAACATTGCAAAGACAAAACCTGGCAAGTTTTGCCCTTGATGTTAACAGTTATATGTCGCCTCTGTTCCCAAGCGGTTCAGTCCCTGTTGACTCCCGGTACTACATTGAACACCCTGAAATTACTGCACAGGTTTATCAAGAAATCATTAAACCAGGAGCCTTAATTCGCATTAAAGCTCCTCAGGAAATGGGTAAAACCTCACTGCTGTTAAGAATTCTGGACTACGCCAATCGCATTGGCTACCAGACAGTGAGCCTGAACCTGGAGGAACAAGTTGACCAAGCAATTTTGAGCGATTTAAATCGGTTTTTGCGTTGGCTGTGTGCCAACGTCTCCCGTCAGTTGCAGCTTGAACCAAGATTAGACGACTGTTGGGATGATGATATTGGCAGCAAAGTGAGTTGCTCAATGTATTTGCGAAGTCATGTGCTGGAGCAAATTGACTCACCTGTGGTCTTGGCTCTGGACGAGGTGAATCAAATTTTTGAGCATCCGCAAGTAGCAAAAGAATTTTTACCTTTGTTGCGTTCCTGGTACGAAGACTCCAAAAGATTGCCCATCTGGCAAAAGCTACGCCTTGTTGTGGTTCACTCGACCGAAATTTATGTTCCCCTACAGCTTCATCAGTCACCTTTCAATGTAGGACTACCGATTCAGTTAACTTGTTTGTGTTTAGATCAGGTGGAACAGTTAGCGCAGTGCTTTGGTCTCAACTGGACAGATGGAGAGGAAGCAAGACTACTCATGGACATGGTGGGAGGACATCCTGCACTAGTACACCTTGCACTCTATCACCTTAGTCGTGGAGAGGTCACTCTGGCGGAACTGCTGCAAAATGCTTCCACATCTGTCGGCATTTATTCTCATCATCTGCAGCGTCATTGGGCAACTTTGCAAGCACAGCCGGAATTAGCGCTCGCTCTTCATAGGGTGATGAATGCTACTGAACCCGTGCAATTAGAATCTGTCTTTGCTTACAAGTTAAGCAGTATGGGGTTAATTAAGTTAGATAACAACAAAGTTACACCCACTTGTCAGTTGTATCGGCAGTATTTTCAGCAAAAATTCCTGACTGCAGCCAGCTAA